A region from the Musa acuminata AAA Group cultivar baxijiao chromosome BXJ1-10, Cavendish_Baxijiao_AAA, whole genome shotgun sequence genome encodes:
- the LOC135595586 gene encoding adenine/guanine permease AZG1-like yields the protein MDSTAEMSPTTVVATSMAGRGPRLGMLNAAVAKSWVGRRFKLAERGTTFTTELRAGTATFLTMAYILAVNASILSDSGATCSVHDCLSPSPSCSFPPVDPGYAACVDRARRDLIVATAAASIIGSFIMGAFANLPLALAPGMGTNAYFAYTVVGFHGSGNLPYRTALAAVFLEGLLFLLISALGLRARLAKLVPRPVRISSSAGIGLFLAFIGLQNNEGVGLVGYSSSTLVTLAACPSKYRAYLAPVQTFDNGTVGLIPGGTVSGDVLCLRGRMESPTFWLAVVGFLIMAFCLIKNIKGAMIYGIVFVTAVSWFRHTSITAFPDTPSGEDAYRYFKKVVDVHHIKSTAGALSFKGIGTGPFWEALVTFLYVDVLDTTGTLYSMARFAGYVDANGDFEGQYFAFMSDAAAIVVGALLGTSPVTAFIESSTGIKEGGRTGMTALTVAGYFLLAFFFTPLLASIPAWAVGPPLVLVGVLMMKAVVEIEWEDMKEAIPAFMTMLLMPLTYSIAYGLIGGIGTYVVLHACDWTYAAWARRGPANKSLPLVSNSCSGNGDDACQAL from the coding sequence ATGGATTCGACTGCGGAGATGTCGCCGACGACCGTGGTGGCGACGTCAATGGCGGGGAGGGGACCCCGACTGGGAATGCTCAACGCGGCGGTGGCCAAGTCGTGGGTGGGCCGGCGGTTCAAGTTGGCGGAGCGTGGCACGACCTTCACCACCGAGTTGCGCGCTGGCACCGCCACCTTCCTCACCATGGCGTACATCCTCGCCGTGAACGCCTCCATCCTCTCGGACTCCGGCGCCACCTGCTCCGTGCATGACTGCCTCAGCCCATCCCCCTCCTGCAGCTTCCCGCCGGTGGACCCGGGCTACGCCGCCTGCGTCGACCGCGCTCGCCGTGACCTCATCGTCGCTACTGCTGCCGCCTCCATCATTGGCTCGTTCATAATGGGCGCCTTCGCCAACCTGCCGCTGGCGCTGGCACCGGGCATGGGCACCAACGCCTACTTCGCCTACACCGTGGTCGGCTTCCACGGCTCCGGCAACCTCCCCTACCGCACCGCCCTCGCCGCCGTCTTCCTCGAGGGCCTCCTCTTCCTGCTCATATCCGCCCTCGGCCTCCGCGCCCGCCTAGCCAAACTCGTGCCCCGCCCCGTCCGAATCTCTTCCTCTGCTGGCATCGGTCTCTTCCTCGCCTTCATCGGCCTCCAGAACAACGAGGGCGTGGGTCTCGTCGGCTACAGCTCCTCCACCCTCGTCACCCTCGCCGCCTGCCCCAGCAAGTACCGCGCCTACCTCGCCCCCGTCCAGACTTTCGATAACGGCACCGTGGGCCTGATCCCCGGCGGCACCGTCTCCGGCGACGTCCTCTGCCTGCGCGGCCGCATGGAGTCCCCCACCTTCTGGCTCGCCGTCGTGGGATTCCTCATCATGGCCTTCTGCCTCATCAAGAACATCAAGGGCGCCATGATCTACGGCATCGTATTCGTCACCGCCGTCTCCTGGTTCCGCCACACCTCCATCACCGCCTTCCCAGACACCCCCAGCGGGGAAGACGCCTACCGCTACTTCAAGAAGGTGGTGGACGTCCACCACATCAAGTCCACGGCGGGAGCGCTCAGCTTCAAGGGCATCGGCACCGGCCCCTTCTGGGAGGCGCTCGTCACCTTCCTCTACGTGGACGTGCTCGACACCACGGGCACGCTCTACTCCATGGCACGCTTCGCGGGCTACGTGGACGCCAACGGGGACTTCGAGGGGCAGTACTTCGCCTTCATGTCGGACGCGGCCGCCATCGTGGTGGGCGCGCTGCTGGGCACGTCGCCGGTCACGGCCTTCATCGAGTCGTCGACGGGGATCAAGGAGGGGGGCAGAACAGGGATGACAGCGCTCACGGTGGCGGGCTACTTCCTGCTCGCCTTCTTCTTCACGCCGTTGCTGGCGTCGATACCAGCGTGGGCGGTCGGGCCGCCGCTGGTGCTGGTTGGGGTACTGATGATGAAGGCCGTAGTGGAGATCGAGTGGGAAGACATGAAGGAAGCCATCCCGGCCTTCATGACCATGCTCCTCATGCCCCTCACCTACTCCATCGCCTACGGCCTCATCGGCGGCATCGGCACCTACGTCGTCCTCCACGCCTGCGACTGGACCTACGCCGCATGGGCTCGCCGTGGCCCCGCCAACAAGAGCTTACCGCTCGTCAGCAACAGCTGCAGTGGCAACGGTGACGATGCATGTCAAGCTCTATGA